A genome region from Clostridium pasteurianum includes the following:
- a CDS encoding MarR family winged helix-turn-helix transcriptional regulator has product MKLEWLGEYRKLVKEIIWFANGYSQLYNKEILGMDIKYSFLQIQIIEHLLENEDLNEKMAEIAVQLGLTASTFTKLVKKLVDKGLLDKFHIQGNRKDVILKVTDKGRHIYKEYSEQIAMELFSGMFEIGKDVPIEFIEMFSRMVGSLNSKMDLKGKEPIILVPMKNKKDV; this is encoded by the coding sequence ATGAAACTGGAATGGCTGGGAGAGTATAGAAAACTAGTAAAAGAGATAATTTGGTTTGCTAACGGATATTCGCAACTATATAACAAAGAGATTTTGGGTATGGATATTAAGTATTCTTTTCTGCAAATTCAGATCATAGAACATTTGCTTGAAAATGAAGACTTAAATGAAAAGATGGCTGAGATTGCCGTACAATTGGGTCTCACAGCTAGCACATTTACTAAATTAGTGAAAAAGCTAGTAGATAAAGGACTCTTGGATAAATTTCATATTCAAGGGAATCGTAAAGATGTTATTTTAAAGGTTACTGATAAAGGTAGACATATTTATAAAGAATATTCTGAGCAAATTGCGATGGAACTGTTTTCGGGAATGTTCGAAATTGGTAAGGATGTACCAATTGAATTTATTGAAATGTTCTCGAGAATGGTTGGTTCTTTAAATAGCAAGATGGATTTGAAAGGGAAAGAACCAATTATTTTAGTGCCTATGAAAAACAAAAAAGATGTTTAA
- the recD2 gene encoding SF1B family DNA helicase RecD2, with protein sequence MAELRCVIESIVFKNEENGYVVANAKSEDANKITIVGCIPYVMEGQSLKVFGEWSVHPQFGKQFKINHCEEVLPNSLLGIEKYLASGIIYGIGPVTAKKIVEKFGEQTLEILDSDIYRLSEIEGIGKKKIDKIYESYTAQREVRNIMIFLQNYGVTPKQCVKIYNHYKAKAIEVVRENPYILVEEISGIGFKTADKIARSLGIKGDSPFRIESGVCYVINEFCASGNTYMPMDKLIKSSVNILNVKKEDVEKAIYECTLSQKIKVEIIDGKNCAFTMEYYYCEIGVTRKIISLAYDNYEDLSDDVDEKITKFENENEIKFAPSQREAIEGAFCSGIEVITGGPGTGKTTIIRCITNIFEELNMKVFMAAPTGRAAKRMSESTGREARTIHRMLDIGFDDDVFFDSANESTLQCDVIIIDEASMIDIALMNNLLKAIGMGTRLIIVGDVDQLPSVGPGNVLRDIIESKCVKVVRLKEIFRQAKESMIIVNAHRINSGEMPFINKKGKDFYFIKEDNAEAITNTIIGLVHTRLPHFNSKWEAKRDIQVLSPMKKGIAGVMNLNVNLQNILNPHSKSKNEIKFRENIFRVGDKVMQIKNNYMLKWNRIAGEGDNAGEGVFNGDIGFISDIDEDNNVVVVFDNEKEVVYERINLDELELAYAITIHKSQGSEFPVVIIPLTMGPPLLMNRNLLYTGITRAKQLVVLVGFPKAIKFMIDNDKSFERYSGLKWRIEDIIKEESGE encoded by the coding sequence ATGGCAGAGCTTCGTTGTGTAATTGAATCCATTGTATTTAAAAATGAAGAAAATGGATATGTAGTTGCAAATGCTAAATCCGAGGATGCAAATAAAATAACCATTGTGGGATGTATACCTTATGTTATGGAAGGGCAATCATTAAAAGTTTTTGGAGAATGGAGTGTTCATCCTCAATTTGGAAAACAATTTAAAATTAATCACTGTGAAGAGGTTTTACCAAATTCATTACTGGGAATAGAAAAATATTTAGCATCGGGAATTATTTATGGAATAGGACCTGTAACAGCAAAAAAAATAGTTGAAAAATTTGGAGAGCAAACTCTTGAAATATTAGATAGCGATATATATAGACTAAGTGAAATAGAGGGAATAGGTAAAAAGAAAATAGATAAAATATATGAATCATATACAGCACAAAGAGAAGTTAGAAATATAATGATTTTTTTACAGAATTACGGTGTTACGCCAAAGCAGTGTGTAAAAATATATAATCATTATAAAGCTAAAGCTATAGAGGTTGTACGTGAAAATCCATATATATTAGTAGAAGAGATATCTGGAATAGGCTTTAAAACAGCAGATAAAATAGCTAGAAGCCTTGGAATAAAGGGAGATTCGCCATTTAGAATTGAAAGTGGAGTATGCTATGTTATAAATGAATTCTGTGCTTCAGGCAATACATATATGCCAATGGATAAACTAATAAAAAGTTCAGTAAATATTCTTAATGTAAAAAAGGAAGATGTTGAAAAGGCAATATATGAATGTACACTTTCTCAAAAAATAAAGGTTGAAATTATAGATGGCAAAAATTGCGCATTTACAATGGAATATTATTATTGCGAAATAGGGGTTACTAGAAAAATAATAAGTCTTGCATATGACAATTATGAGGATTTAAGTGATGATGTAGATGAGAAAATTACTAAATTTGAAAATGAAAATGAAATAAAGTTTGCACCATCACAAAGAGAAGCTATTGAAGGTGCTTTTTGTAGTGGCATAGAAGTAATAACCGGTGGTCCAGGTACAGGTAAAACTACTATAATAAGATGTATAACAAATATATTCGAAGAACTAAATATGAAGGTATTTATGGCGGCACCAACAGGAAGAGCTGCAAAAAGAATGTCAGAATCTACTGGGCGTGAAGCTAGAACGATTCATAGAATGCTTGACATTGGATTTGATGATGATGTATTTTTTGATAGTGCAAATGAGAGTACACTTCAATGTGATGTTATAATAATTGATGAGGCATCAATGATTGATATAGCTTTGATGAACAACCTGTTAAAAGCAATAGGTATGGGAACTAGACTTATTATCGTTGGAGATGTAGATCAGCTTCCGTCAGTTGGACCTGGAAATGTTTTAAGGGATATAATTGAAAGTAAGTGTGTAAAGGTTGTTAGACTAAAAGAAATTTTCAGGCAAGCAAAGGAAAGCATGATTATAGTAAATGCTCATAGAATAAATAGCGGTGAAATGCCTTTTATAAATAAAAAGGGAAAAGATTTTTATTTTATAAAAGAAGATAATGCAGAAGCAATAACTAATACTATTATAGGTTTGGTACATACAAGGCTTCCACACTTCAACAGTAAATGGGAAGCAAAAAGAGACATACAAGTGCTTTCTCCAATGAAAAAGGGGATAGCTGGAGTTATGAATTTAAATGTTAATCTTCAAAATATTCTCAATCCACATAGCAAAAGTAAAAACGAAATAAAGTTTAGAGAAAATATTTTTAGAGTTGGGGATAAAGTTATGCAAATTAAGAATAACTATATGCTCAAGTGGAACAGAATTGCTGGAGAGGGAGATAATGCTGGAGAAGGCGTATTTAATGGTGATATAGGTTTTATAAGTGATATAGACGAGGATAATAATGTAGTAGTTGTTTTTGATAATGAGAAAGAAGTTGTATACGAGAGAATTAATTTAGATGAGCTGGAACTAGCGTACGCAATAACTATTCACAAAAGTCAGGGAAGTGAGTTTCCAGTTGTTATAATTCCATTAACTATGGGTCCACCACTTTTAATGAATAGAAATCTTTTGTATACTGGTATTACAAGGGCAAAACAACTTGTAGTTTTAGTTGGATTCCCTAAAGCAATTAAATTTATGATAGATAATGATAAAAGTTTTGAGAGATATTCAGGACTTAAATGGAGAATAGAGGATATAATAAAAGAAGAGAGTGGTGAGTAG
- a CDS encoding PocR ligand-binding domain-containing protein translates to MKKVNAMNSILNMEHWERLQQSIAGATGMAIVTVDHCGKPVTTHSGCCEFCKKIRSDAVMGEFCQKCDARGGLEGFRSNQPYIYRCHFSIIDIAIPLIVNDNYLGAVMVGQIRLSDSDSYIVNKLEHIYTHRNKIEAENKKKDLAAYYELIPIISFKELERVVKMLYNFFEYIIKETIYKDYDYSKDNLLQMKINDYSINNIDKKFELKDIPNSEFINVKKEKEITSNSIVANALNYINSNKGEFISLTKMAEYCHVSSAYLSRLFTKEVGESYSSFVTRLKISWSKELLEETNMTVTEISERLGFNEPGYFIKIFKNNTGVTPAFYRTHCKNVV, encoded by the coding sequence ATGAAAAAAGTGAATGCGATGAATAGTATTTTGAATATGGAGCATTGGGAAAGGCTTCAGCAATCTATAGCTGGAGCAACTGGAATGGCTATTGTAACCGTTGATCATTGTGGAAAACCTGTAACTACACATAGTGGCTGCTGTGAGTTCTGTAAAAAGATACGAAGCGATGCTGTGATGGGGGAGTTCTGTCAAAAATGTGATGCAAGGGGTGGCCTAGAAGGATTTAGAAGCAATCAGCCGTATATTTATAGATGTCACTTTTCTATTATTGATATTGCAATTCCGTTAATTGTAAACGATAACTATTTAGGCGCAGTAATGGTAGGACAAATCAGACTTTCAGATTCAGATAGTTATATCGTTAATAAATTAGAACATATTTACACCCATAGAAATAAGATTGAAGCCGAAAATAAAAAAAAGGATTTAGCTGCATATTATGAATTAATTCCAATTATCTCCTTTAAAGAATTAGAAAGAGTTGTAAAAATGCTATATAATTTCTTCGAATATATCATCAAAGAAACTATATACAAAGATTATGATTATAGTAAAGATAACTTATTGCAGATGAAAATTAATGACTATAGTATAAATAATATTGATAAAAAATTTGAATTGAAAGATATTCCTAATTCAGAATTTATAAACGTAAAAAAAGAGAAGGAGATTACATCAAATAGTATTGTTGCAAACGCACTCAATTATATCAATTCAAATAAAGGAGAGTTCATATCACTTACTAAAATGGCAGAATATTGTCACGTTAGTTCGGCATATTTAAGCAGACTTTTTACAAAAGAAGTTGGTGAAAGCTATTCTTCATTTGTTACAAGATTAAAAATATCATGGTCAAAAGAATTATTAGAAGAAACTAATATGACAGTAACGGAAATCAGTGAAAGGTTAGGATTTAATGAACCAGGTTATTTTATAAAAATATTCAAAAATAATACAGGTGTGACGCCAGCTTTCTATCGGACACATTGTAAGAATGTAGTTTAG
- a CDS encoding ComF family protein: protein MGERIINYLKYIFNAVISVIYFNDGKCAVCKTETYDDKNLCIDCFNKIKFCYDSSFIEKSKISFEVYCLAYYSSVIREMIIRLKYRKDFMCGEVLAGLMYDVIQRNAIQFDEISFVPMIKEDLARRGFNQSKFLAMKICEKCNKPLSDYIKKCVKTKDQIGLTDEMRWNNLQKTFAFAGKNKIENKIILLIDDVFTTGATSFFCSRELINNGAKKVIVLTAAKSSI, encoded by the coding sequence ATGGGAGAAAGGATTATTAACTATTTAAAATATATATTTAATGCTGTAATAAGTGTAATATATTTTAATGATGGTAAATGTGCGGTATGTAAAACTGAAACATACGATGATAAAAATCTTTGTATAGATTGTTTTAATAAAATAAAATTTTGCTATGATAGTTCTTTTATTGAGAAAAGTAAAATCTCATTTGAGGTATATTGCCTTGCATATTATTCTAGTGTTATAAGAGAAATGATAATAAGACTTAAGTACAGAAAGGATTTTATGTGTGGCGAGGTTCTGGCAGGATTAATGTATGATGTGATTCAAAGAAATGCCATACAATTTGATGAAATTAGTTTTGTGCCCATGATTAAAGAGGATTTAGCTAGAAGAGGATTTAACCAAAGCAAATTTTTAGCTATGAAAATCTGTGAAAAATGCAATAAACCATTGAGTGATTATATAAAAAAGTGTGTTAAAACTAAGGATCAAATAGGACTTACAGATGAAATGAGATGGAATAATTTGCAGAAAACATTTGCCTTTGCGGGAAAAAATAAAATAGAAAATAAAATTATACTACTTATAGATGATGTTTTTACTACAGGAGCTACAAGCTTTTTTTGCTCAAGGGAACTTATAAATAATGGGGCAAAAAAAGTTATAGTCTTGACTGCTGCAAAAAGTAGTATATAA
- a CDS encoding FAD-dependent oxidoreductase, whose protein sequence is MKYKNLFTPIKIGSVTIKNRFALAPMGPLGLADAEGGFNQRGIDYYTARAKGGTGLIITGVTFVENTIEEHGMPNCPCSTHNPVQFIRTAREMTERIHAYDAKVFLQMSGGFGRVTIPTNLGEFPPVAPSPIQHRWLDKTCRELTINEIQKIVKAFGDGAFNAKRAGFDGVQIHAVHEGYLIDQFAIALFNNRTDEYGGSLENRLRFAKEIVEEIKRRCGNEFPVTLRYSPKSFIKELRDGALPGEEFEEKGRDIEEGIEAAKLLVNYGYDALDVDVGSYDAWFWSHPPMYQKKGLYIPYAKLMKKTVDVPIICAGRMDNPDTALSALEDGACDMVSLGRPLLADPDYVNKLRCGKVEEIRPCISCQEGCMGRIQEYSALNCAVNPQACRERYTALTPIIKSKRVVIVGGGVAGCEAARVLSLRGHRPEIYEAGNCLGGNLIPGGAPDFKEDDIALADWYTHQLELLKVPVHLNTRIDDEMIKSIKADVVVIATGSTPKIFKMGDDSKVYTAADVLTGVKECGNTNVIIGGGLVGCETALWLAQKGKKVIIVEALHKLLAVNGPLCHANSEMLEKLIPFNNIEVITNAKAKGYINGKLTIELAEGVREVSCDNIILAVGYKEEKSLFEKLKFEIDNIYIVGDARRVANIMYAIWDAYEVANNI, encoded by the coding sequence ATGAAATATAAAAACCTATTTACTCCAATTAAAATTGGATCTGTTACTATAAAGAATCGTTTTGCATTGGCACCTATGGGACCACTTGGGCTAGCAGATGCGGAAGGCGGCTTTAATCAAAGAGGAATTGATTATTACACCGCTCGTGCAAAAGGTGGAACTGGTTTAATTATAACAGGTGTTACTTTTGTAGAAAATACAATAGAAGAACATGGTATGCCAAACTGTCCATGCTCTACGCATAATCCTGTACAATTTATACGTACAGCCCGTGAAATGACGGAACGTATACATGCTTATGATGCTAAGGTGTTTTTACAAATGTCAGGTGGATTTGGACGTGTTACTATACCTACCAATCTTGGTGAATTTCCACCGGTTGCTCCGTCACCAATTCAGCATCGTTGGTTAGACAAGACCTGTCGTGAGCTTACAATTAATGAAATTCAGAAAATTGTGAAAGCATTTGGAGATGGTGCGTTTAATGCAAAACGTGCAGGATTTGACGGTGTTCAGATTCATGCAGTTCACGAGGGATATTTAATTGATCAATTCGCAATTGCATTGTTTAATAATCGTACAGATGAATATGGTGGTAGCCTTGAAAATCGTTTGCGTTTTGCTAAAGAAATTGTAGAAGAAATTAAGAGACGTTGTGGGAATGAGTTTCCAGTAACATTGCGTTATAGTCCTAAAAGCTTTATTAAAGAATTACGAGATGGTGCACTTCCAGGAGAGGAATTTGAAGAAAAAGGACGTGATATTGAGGAAGGTATTGAAGCAGCTAAATTACTTGTAAATTATGGCTACGATGCCCTTGATGTGGATGTTGGATCTTATGATGCATGGTTCTGGAGCCATCCGCCAATGTATCAGAAAAAAGGTCTTTATATACCATATGCTAAATTAATGAAAAAGACTGTTGATGTACCTATTATTTGTGCAGGCCGTATGGATAATCCGGATACAGCACTTTCTGCTTTAGAAGACGGTGCTTGTGATATGGTTTCGCTTGGAAGACCACTGCTTGCTGATCCTGATTATGTTAATAAGCTGCGTTGTGGTAAAGTAGAAGAAATTAGACCATGCATTTCATGCCAAGAAGGGTGCATGGGACGTATTCAGGAATACTCTGCTTTAAATTGTGCTGTAAATCCTCAAGCTTGTCGTGAAAGATATACAGCATTAACACCAATTATTAAGAGTAAAAGGGTTGTGATTGTTGGAGGAGGAGTTGCAGGATGTGAAGCAGCGCGAGTATTATCACTCCGTGGACACAGACCAGAAATTTATGAAGCAGGGAATTGTCTTGGGGGAAATTTGATTCCAGGTGGTGCACCAGACTTTAAAGAGGATGATATTGCATTAGCAGACTGGTATACACATCAGTTGGAGCTTTTAAAGGTTCCGGTTCATTTGAATACTAGGATTGATGATGAAATGATTAAAAGTATTAAGGCGGATGTAGTAGTAATTGCTACAGGTTCTACACCAAAGATATTTAAAATGGGAGACGATAGTAAAGTATATACAGCTGCAGATGTTCTTACGGGAGTTAAAGAATGTGGCAACACAAATGTTATTATTGGGGGTGGTCTTGTTGGCTGCGAAACAGCATTATGGTTAGCGCAGAAGGGAAAGAAAGTAATAATTGTAGAAGCACTTCACAAGTTACTTGCTGTAAATGGACCACTTTGCCATGCAAACAGTGAAATGCTTGAGAAGCTTATTCCATTCAATAATATAGAAGTTATTACAAATGCTAAAGCAAAAGGATATATAAATGGTAAATTAACTATTGAATTAGCAGAGGGTGTAAGGGAAGTTTCGTGTGACAATATTATTCTTGCAGTTGGATATAAAGAAGAAAAATCTTTGTTTGAGAAACTGAAATTTGAAATTGATAATATATATATAGTAGGAGATGCAAGACGTGTAGCAAATATTATGTATGCAATATGGGATGCATATGAAGTTGCTAATAATATTTAA
- a CDS encoding S8 family serine peptidase, giving the protein MKKRHIFLFINLILLVFLPTNIRAFAQKISTGNINLIITYNNNTIDPNVEKLITDLGGQVTSKIPELGTSEVKCSPECIEKIKSYATVESISPNPVIKIHELKVIPFNESGKIDNTDEADLFNYYQWDIKEVTDNGKSFLEESGNHNVVVGILDTGVNTTHPDLKKNFLGGKNFVPKNFENDSTETGDTNDIEDRVGHGTLVAGTIAGNGRIKGVAPNTGFKSYRIFNKDNDTTDSIAASAIVNAVNDNVKVLNLSFGGFFIKGKCIFKDPKTQKIYNFKGNNASCLLYKKAIRYAEKHGVTVVASVGNEGIDCSKSQNIVNYVNNEFKDQGLKYAGEGIELPGEAKNVITVSASKRDDTIASYSNYGQNVIDIAAPGGELVDINNINNPQNIYNLCLSSYLNNSYFFTEGTSLAAPKVSAVAALIISKYGNIKPKEVAKIIYKSAVSINTQNSREYFGHGVINAYNALAK; this is encoded by the coding sequence ATGAAGAAAAGGCATATATTTTTATTTATCAATCTTATATTGTTAGTATTTTTACCTACTAACATACGCGCTTTTGCACAAAAGATTTCTACAGGCAATATAAATTTAATAATAACATATAACAATAATACTATTGATCCTAATGTGGAAAAACTAATAACAGACCTAGGGGGGCAAGTTACTTCTAAAATTCCAGAGTTAGGTACTTCAGAAGTTAAGTGTTCTCCTGAATGTATAGAAAAAATTAAAAGTTATGCAACTGTAGAAAGTATATCTCCCAATCCTGTAATAAAGATTCATGAATTAAAAGTCATACCTTTTAATGAATCAGGTAAAATTGATAATACTGATGAAGCAGACTTATTTAATTATTATCAATGGGATATTAAAGAAGTGACTGATAATGGCAAAAGTTTTTTAGAAGAGTCAGGAAATCATAATGTAGTTGTTGGAATACTAGATACAGGAGTAAATACAACTCATCCAGATTTGAAAAAAAATTTTTTGGGTGGTAAAAACTTCGTACCTAAAAATTTTGAAAATGATTCAACTGAAACAGGAGATACTAATGATATAGAAGATAGAGTTGGTCATGGTACACTTGTTGCAGGTACAATAGCTGGCAATGGAAGAATTAAGGGTGTAGCACCTAATACAGGTTTTAAATCTTATCGTATTTTTAATAAAGATAATGATACTACGGATTCAATAGCAGCTTCTGCTATAGTTAATGCAGTAAATGATAATGTTAAGGTTCTTAATTTAAGTTTTGGCGGATTCTTTATAAAGGGTAAGTGCATATTTAAGGATCCCAAGACACAAAAAATATACAACTTCAAAGGTAATAATGCATCATGTTTGTTATATAAAAAAGCTATAAGATATGCTGAAAAACATGGTGTTACTGTAGTTGCCAGTGTAGGGAATGAAGGTATTGATTGTTCAAAGTCGCAAAACATAGTGAACTATGTAAACAATGAATTTAAAGATCAAGGATTAAAATATGCAGGAGAAGGCATTGAGCTTCCAGGGGAAGCAAAAAATGTAATTACAGTATCAGCATCTAAAAGAGATGATACTATTGCAAGTTACTCTAATTATGGACAAAATGTTATAGATATAGCCGCTCCAGGTGGTGAATTAGTTGACATTAATAATATTAATAATCCTCAAAATATTTATAACTTATGCCTTAGTTCATATTTAAATAATTCATATTTTTTTACAGAGGGAACATCTTTAGCGGCACCTAAAGTGTCTGCCGTTGCTGCTCTTATTATAAGTAAGTATGGAAATATTAAACCTAAAGAAGTAGCAAAAATAATATATAAATCTGCTGTGTCAATTAATACCCAAAATTCTAGAGAATATTTTGGACATGGAGTAATTAATGCTTATAATGCACTGGCTAAATAA
- a CDS encoding alpha/beta hydrolase family protein: MEIVKIKRAGLNLIGTLEKPELKEGEKCPLVIIMHGFTDDRQKPVVFNMAQELLKYGIASVRFDFNGHGESEGRFEDMTVMNELEDAREILRYTKSLDFVENISIFGHSQGGVIAGMIAGCYPNEINCIVQMAPAATLKDDAIIGTLMGTQYDPDNIPEYVNFWDKHLSSLYFSIAQCLPIYEMSSKYKGPVCLIHGTGDNIVSYNASKKYHEVYDNSQLHLIEGQDHWFTTALDETLVLAKEFILSKVK; encoded by the coding sequence ATGGAAATTGTAAAAATTAAACGAGCAGGCTTAAACTTAATAGGAACACTTGAAAAACCCGAGCTTAAAGAAGGAGAGAAATGTCCTCTTGTTATTATCATGCATGGTTTTACTGATGATCGTCAAAAACCTGTTGTTTTTAATATGGCACAAGAATTACTTAAGTATGGTATTGCATCAGTGAGATTTGATTTTAATGGACATGGTGAAAGTGAAGGAAGATTTGAAGATATGACTGTAATGAATGAGCTTGAAGATGCTAGGGAAATTTTACGTTATACAAAGAGTCTTGATTTTGTAGAAAACATTAGTATATTTGGACATTCACAGGGAGGCGTGATTGCAGGTATGATTGCTGGTTGTTATCCAAATGAGATTAATTGTATCGTACAGATGGCACCAGCTGCAACTTTAAAGGATGATGCTATAATTGGTACATTAATGGGTACACAATATGATCCTGACAATATACCTGAATATGTTAACTTTTGGGACAAGCACTTAAGTAGTTTATATTTTAGCATTGCGCAGTGTTTACCGATTTATGAAATGTCATCTAAATACAAAGGTCCTGTATGTCTTATTCATGGTACAGGTGATAATATTGTTAGTTATAATGCTTCTAAAAAATATCATGAAGTATATGATAATAGCCAATTACATTTAATTGAAGGTCAAGATCACTGGTTTACAACTGCTTTAGATGAAACGCTAGTATTAGCAAAGGAATTTATCTTATCAAAAGTAAAATAA